The Syntrophorhabdaceae bacterium genomic interval AGGCATTGGCCATATTGTTGTAGGCCTGACCGAAACCCGGGTTCGCATCGATTGCCCGGCCATATTCGTCGAGAGCCCGATCGATGTCCCCCGTCTCCTTAAGGGCATTGCCGAGATTGCAGTGAGCCTCCGCGTAATCGGGCCTCAGCTCGAGGGCCCGGGTATATGCGCCCATTGCTTCGCTAAGCTGCTCCTTATCCCGCAACGCATTCCCCAGATTATAATATACCTCCGCAAAATCAGGCTTCAGCGTGAGGGCCCTTCTGTACGCCGCGATTGCCTCATCGATCTTGCCCGACTGCCTCAACGCGATCCCGAGGTTCCGATAGGTGTCGGCGGAAGCGGGCCTCACCTGGAGGGCCCTCATATATACTTCGATCGCCTCTTCGGCAGAACCCTTCTCTCTCAGCGCATTCCCCAGATTATTGAGAGTCACGGGATTGGAAGGGTTAATTTCCAGGGCTTTTCGATATGCTGAAAGGGCTTCATCCACGCGGCCCCCATCTCTCAGCGCATTCCCCAGATTGCAATGGGCTTCCGCATAATCAGGCTTCAGCGTGAGGGCCTGCCTGTACGCGGCCTCGGCCTCTTCCGCCTTGCCGAGCTCTTTAAGGGCAACACCGAGATTGTTGTAAATGAAAGGGGATTTGATCGCCCTCAAAGCCGATCGGTAGTATTCCGCTGCCCTGAGGTGCTGTCCCAGCCGGTACGCGCAAATCCCGAGGATGTGGTTCGCATCACCGTTTCCCGGGTCAATCTTCAGGGCGGTGCGCGCATGGGCCTGTGCATCTTCGATATGGCCCCGCTCGTAGGCTTCAAGCGCAGCCTGGAGGGTACCGGTGAGATTCACCGTTCCCCCGCGATGGGTATGGAGGGATTTTTTCGACATTCCGATGATCATTATATAATTTTCAACGGCCTTACACAACCGTGGCCGGAAGGCAGGGAAACACGCGCCGAATGGCATGAAGAATGCAACGATATGTTGAAGCACGGGCACACGTGAAGGGCCTCGGCGGGCGGGAAGCTCAATCGGGCAAGAAAGGCGGGAAAAGGGCTGAAGGAGCAAAATTGGAGGGGATGGAAGGGCGCGGTCCGGCAGGTTTTTGACACCCGGCAGACAGGACGCTCTTAAGATAGTCGCTTTTCTGCCGATAAGAAAGTGAAGAGGGTAACCATGGATATAGAAGATCTGAAAGAGTCCCATGTCTGTCTCACCGAAAAAGCGCTTCCCGAGAAGGATGTGAGCACCTTCATCGAGCGCCTCAAAGAGAGGGAACCTTACAGCATGGACCTTATCAATCATCGCGTCGCCCTTGAACCGGATGAAGCTTTGGAGATGCTCCACAAAGAGGATGAGGTCCTGAAAAGACTCAAGGAAGAACGAGCCAAGGTCCTCAAGGAGATGGAGAAGCTCTCCAAGTCCCGGAAAGGTGCGCGCACCTACGGCTCACAATTCCCCTTCCCGCCAATGCCTGTCTTTTTCGACAAGACAAAATAACGGGAACCTTCTTAAGTTTTTCATTTTTCTGCCCGATAAAGCGTAGAGGAGATTCCCGTCCGGGATGGTGCCCTTTGAATCGGGCGGGAGGACGATCGGGATTCTCGGGTCCAGGGAGAACGGAAGCAGGGAGAGAGCGCCCGTGGCTGTTGCATGAAGGGGGAGATTGTGGCGATTAGCAGAAAGAATCCGGTGGATCATGAATAATAGAGAAGACGGGTTTCGCATCCTTATCGTGGATGACAATGTCGAGCTGAGGGAGATCCTGGGCGAATACCTGCAAGGCGAAGGAGATTTCCTCGAAGGGGCGGGTAACGGGAAAGAGGCTCTCGCCATGTACGGGAAGCGCCCTTACGACCTCATCATCACCGACCTCAACATGCCCCTCATGTCGGGCATGGACCTGCTCAAGGGGATCGCGAAATACGGCAGCACCACGGAGTGCATTATCATCACCGGGTATGCCTCCCTCGACACGGCCATAGAGGCGGTGAAACTTGGCGCCTTCGACTATATCGTGAAGCCCTTCAGGATGGAGGAGCTGAGGGTGGTGGTCAAGAACGCCCGTGACAAGATCATGCTCAAGAAAGTGAATGCGAGGCTTTTTGAGAAGCTCTCCTATTTTTATGAAGAGCTTGAGAAATATAAGAAGAAAGAGAGCGAGAAGCAGGAGGAGATCGAGCCGATGGTCGATACGGAAGGGATCATCAACGACATCCTCAAACTCGAGAAGATACGAAGGGGAAGGTTCCTGATAGAATGAGGCCCGCTGGGAGGACTATGATCTGCAAAAGGGTTTCCCGATGATTGAAGGCTCAAAAGTGCTGCTCGTCGATGACAGCGCGGACGTGGTGGAAATACTGTCCGATTTCCTCAGTATGAACGGGTGCAAGGTCCACAGCGCGTCCACGGGAAGGGCCGCGACCGACATACTCGCCACGGAGGAGATCGAGATCGTGATCCTCGATGTGAAGCTGCCCGACGTGAACGGCATAGCCCTTCTCGATATTATAAAAGTAAGAAACCCCACCGTGGCGGTAATAATGATTACCGGTCACCACGACCCGAATTTCGTGGTGGAAGCCATGAAAAAGGGCGCCTCCGATTTCCTCATGAAGCCCTTCGAGTTCGACAAGCTCATGCTCTCCATGATGCGGGTCCTGCGCGAGAGAGAGCTTCTTATCGAGAAGGAGTCGATCCTCCACAGCATAGAGGACAGTCAGAAGATCGAGCTCCTGAACAGGGAGCTGCGGAACAAGATCAAAGAGCTGACCACCATGTACCACATCTCGAACAAATTCAATTCACTCAATATTTTCGACGATGTGTACGAAAAGATGATCCATATCATCGGCGAGGTGATGGAGGTGCGGTCGTGCGCCTATTATATCGCCGACCAGGAGAACAAGGAGCTGATCCTTTATAAGGACAACGGGGACAAGGACGAAGTGACCGTCGACAAACGGGTCGTCCTGCCGGGCGAATATATGCGCGATATCACATCCCCGAAGAAATCCTTCATCATCGGAAGCAGGCTTTATCTGCCGCTGCTCATCAAAGGGGAGTGCATAGGCTTCATTATGGCCAACGGGAACGGGAACGGGAACGGATCGAAGCACCCCTTTCCTGAGACCGATATCTATTTCCTCAAGCTGATCGCGGAAAAAGCTTCGACCCAGATCGAGAACAGGATGCTCTATGAGAGCCTTTTCGAGAGCGTCCTCCACACCCTCACGTCGCTTATCGAAGCAATTACCAAGAGAGATTCCTATACCGAGGGGCACTGTAA includes:
- a CDS encoding response regulator, which encodes MNNREDGFRILIVDDNVELREILGEYLQGEGDFLEGAGNGKEALAMYGKRPYDLIITDLNMPLMSGMDLLKGIAKYGSTTECIIITGYASLDTAIEAVKLGAFDYIVKPFRMEELRVVVKNARDKIMLKKVNARLFEKLSYFYEELEKYKKKESEKQEEIEPMVDTEGIINDILKLEKIRRGRFLIE
- a CDS encoding tetratricopeptide repeat protein, coding for MSKKSLHTHRGGTVNLTGTLQAALEAYERGHIEDAQAHARTALKIDPGNGDANHILGICAYRLGQHLRAAEYYRSALRAIKSPFIYNNLGVALKELGKAEEAEAAYRQALTLKPDYAEAHCNLGNALRDGGRVDEALSAYRKALEINPSNPVTLNNLGNALREKGSAEEAIEVYMRALQVRPASADTYRNLGIALRQSGKIDEAIAAYRRALTLKPDFAEVYYNLGNALRDKEQLSEAMGAYTRALELRPDYAEAHCNLGNALKETGDIDRALDEYGRAIDANPGFGQAYNNMANA
- a CDS encoding HD domain-containing phosphohydrolase, whose protein sequence is MIEGSKVLLVDDSADVVEILSDFLSMNGCKVHSASTGRAATDILATEEIEIVILDVKLPDVNGIALLDIIKVRNPTVAVIMITGHHDPNFVVEAMKKGASDFLMKPFEFDKLMLSMMRVLRERELLIEKESILHSIEDSQKIELLNRELRNKIKELTTMYHISNKFNSLNIFDDVYEKMIHIIGEVMEVRSCAYYIADQENKELILYKDNGDKDEVTVDKRVVLPGEYMRDITSPKKSFIIGSRLYLPLLIKGECIGFIMANGNGNGNGSKHPFPETDIYFLKLIAEKASTQIENRMLYESLFESVLHTLTSLIEAITKRDSYTEGHCKRVTETSLRLGRTLGISDYEEDVIRVVGPIHDLGKIGVPDSILLKCGSLTDEEYLVMKDHSVYGEEILNRFEILSSEAKIIRHHHERYDGKGYPDELPGEEIPKCARIISICDAFDAMTSNRPYRTALDIEVALKEIEKCAGIQFDPDITEAFSGMMGEK